One window of Streptomyces sp. FIT100 genomic DNA carries:
- a CDS encoding iron chelate uptake ABC transporter family permease subunit: protein MTTELAPGPDREHPGHRQHGADADRSAGRIPVRRAAGRIAFRLSVPPVSGVLRPRLGGVCLGLAATAFLLFCVEAAVGDIPLPLGDVMRAVVGAGDPGTRLIVHELRLPRALAGLLVGIAFGISGALLQTITLNPLASPDMMGITQGAGTAVVAGIVLGWDAGLSTQALGLVGALVAALLVYVLAWQRGTTGYRIVLVGVGVAWICTSATDYLMARGARFQAQAALGWLVGNLNGRTWQQITPLAATMAVLVPAALLLGRLMRTLQLGDDVARGLGTRVQAVRMAVLLAAVGLVAFGTATAGPVAFVALAAPQVAQRLAGTAAPPPVTAGLTGAVMVLVSDLIARKALPATELPVGVVTGVLGAPVLLWLLVRANRAGSGG, encoded by the coding sequence ATGACGACCGAACTCGCGCCAGGACCGGACCGGGAGCACCCGGGCCACCGACAACACGGGGCGGATGCGGACCGCTCCGCGGGGCGGATCCCCGTGCGCCGCGCCGCCGGCCGGATCGCGTTCCGGCTGTCCGTCCCGCCCGTCTCGGGTGTGCTGCGGCCCCGGCTCGGGGGCGTGTGCCTGGGGCTCGCGGCCACCGCCTTCCTGCTGTTCTGCGTGGAGGCCGCGGTCGGGGACATCCCCCTGCCGCTCGGCGACGTGATGCGGGCCGTCGTGGGCGCGGGCGATCCCGGCACCCGGCTCATCGTCCATGAACTGCGCCTGCCGAGGGCCCTGGCGGGACTGCTCGTCGGCATCGCCTTCGGTATCTCGGGGGCCCTGCTCCAGACCATCACGCTCAACCCGCTCGCCAGCCCGGACATGATGGGCATCACCCAGGGCGCCGGCACGGCGGTGGTCGCGGGCATCGTCCTCGGCTGGGACGCGGGCCTGAGCACCCAGGCCCTCGGCCTGGTGGGCGCGCTGGTGGCGGCCCTGCTGGTGTACGTGCTCGCCTGGCAGCGGGGCACCACCGGCTACCGGATCGTGCTGGTCGGCGTCGGCGTGGCCTGGATCTGCACCAGCGCCACCGACTACCTGATGGCCCGTGGCGCGCGCTTCCAGGCCCAGGCGGCGCTCGGCTGGCTCGTCGGCAACCTCAACGGGCGTACCTGGCAGCAGATCACGCCGCTCGCCGCGACCATGGCCGTGCTGGTGCCGGCGGCGCTGCTGCTCGGACGGCTGATGCGCACCCTGCAGCTCGGCGACGACGTCGCCCGGGGCCTGGGGACGCGTGTGCAGGCCGTCCGGATGGCGGTGCTCCTCGCGGCGGTCGGTCTGGTGGCCTTCGGGACGGCGACCGCAGGCCCGGTCGCGTTCGTGGCGCTCGCCGCGCCCCAGGTCGCCCAGCGGCTGGCCGGCACCGCCGCCCCGCCGCCCGTGACGGCGGGGCTGACCGGGGCCGTGATGGTGCTCGTGTCCGATCTGATCGCCCGGAAGGCCCTGCCGGCCACGGAACTTCCGGTCGGGGTCGTCACCGGGGTGCTCGGCGCTCCGGTACTGCTGTGGCTGCTCGTCCGCGCCAACCGTGCCGGCTCAGGAGGCTGA
- a CDS encoding class I SAM-dependent methyltransferase translates to MASTAAYDAIADWYERDFLGPGAEATDGNPRRLGPLLDELLGEGAGPCLEIGCGTGVHAARVRDLGWTPVGVDLSDGMLRHARGRLPVARADAARLPVRDDSVPAVIMMMVHTDMPDYPAVLREAARVLRPGGVFVHAGVHPCFCGGFADRGDPDAVVVGRGYLDGTWTRKSWSDRGVRAKVGATHLPLAALLNAVLDAGLVPERFAEQGAPTPIVMAARARKAR, encoded by the coding sequence ATGGCATCCACGGCGGCGTACGACGCGATCGCGGACTGGTACGAGCGGGACTTCCTCGGGCCCGGCGCCGAGGCGACGGACGGGAATCCCCGCCGCCTCGGCCCGCTGCTCGACGAACTGCTCGGCGAAGGCGCGGGACCCTGCCTGGAGATCGGCTGCGGCACCGGCGTCCACGCCGCCCGTGTCCGTGACCTCGGCTGGACACCGGTCGGAGTGGACCTGTCCGACGGAATGCTGCGCCACGCGCGCGGACGCCTGCCCGTGGCGCGGGCCGACGCCGCGCGGCTGCCCGTCCGCGACGACTCCGTTCCGGCGGTGATCATGATGATGGTGCACACCGACATGCCCGACTACCCGGCGGTGCTCCGCGAGGCCGCCCGGGTGCTCCGACCCGGCGGAGTGTTCGTGCACGCCGGCGTCCATCCCTGCTTCTGCGGAGGCTTCGCCGACCGCGGCGACCCCGACGCCGTCGTCGTCGGCCGCGGCTATCTCGACGGCACCTGGACGAGGAAGTCGTGGTCGGACAGGGGAGTACGCGCGAAGGTCGGGGCCACGCACCTGCCGCTGGCCGCGCTGCTGAACGCCGTCCTCGACGCCGGACTCGTGCCCGAACGGTTCGCCGAGCAGGGCGCGCCCACCCCGATCGTGATGGCCGCCCGGGCGCGCAAGGCCCGATGA
- a CDS encoding iron ABC transporter permease codes for MGTSTASVVRAAPVPRAVLLLALSGAVLLALCALSMAFGALGVPLGEVWDTLLGNAPSSRVENVIWSVRLPRTALGLATGAALGLSGALMQALTRNPLADPGILGVSAGAAFAVVLSVGVLGIGSVYGYIWFAFAGALGASVLVHLLGGLGRSGYTPVKLALAGVAVTSLLFSLTSAVALTDPDALNRYRFWSAGSLASQNEEVLLRVLPFLVVGAMLALACAPGLNSLALGDDVAKSLGLRLGLVRVQGVLAVTLLTGGAVAVIGPVVFVGLVVPHIARVLAHYAGIGPDHRWLLPLSAVLAPGLLLAADIAGRLIARPVEIQAGILVAFVGGPFFIAMVRRRRLAEQ; via the coding sequence GTGGGGACCTCGACGGCCTCGGTGGTCCGGGCGGCGCCTGTGCCCCGCGCGGTGCTCCTGCTCGCGCTGTCCGGCGCGGTGCTCCTCGCGCTGTGCGCCCTGTCCATGGCGTTCGGGGCGCTCGGCGTCCCGCTCGGCGAGGTCTGGGACACACTGCTCGGCAACGCGCCCAGCAGCCGCGTCGAGAACGTGATCTGGTCCGTACGCCTCCCGCGCACCGCGCTCGGCCTCGCGACCGGAGCCGCCCTGGGCCTCTCGGGGGCGCTGATGCAGGCGCTGACCCGCAACCCGCTGGCCGACCCCGGCATCCTGGGCGTCAGCGCGGGCGCGGCCTTCGCCGTCGTGCTCTCCGTCGGCGTGCTCGGCATCGGCTCCGTGTACGGCTACATCTGGTTCGCCTTCGCCGGTGCGCTGGGCGCCAGCGTCCTGGTCCATCTCCTGGGCGGGCTCGGCCGGTCCGGATACACGCCGGTCAAACTCGCCCTGGCCGGGGTCGCCGTGACCTCGCTGCTCTTCTCGCTGACCAGCGCCGTCGCGCTCACCGACCCCGATGCGCTCAACCGCTACCGCTTCTGGTCGGCGGGCTCGCTCGCCAGTCAGAACGAGGAAGTCCTGCTGCGCGTCCTGCCGTTCCTCGTGGTCGGCGCCATGCTCGCCCTCGCCTGCGCGCCCGGCCTCAACAGCCTCGCGCTCGGCGACGACGTCGCGAAGTCCCTGGGGCTCAGGCTCGGGCTGGTCCGCGTCCAGGGGGTGCTGGCCGTCACGCTGCTCACCGGCGGGGCGGTCGCCGTGATCGGACCCGTCGTCTTCGTCGGCCTGGTCGTCCCGCACATCGCCCGGGTCCTCGCGCACTACGCCGGCATCGGCCCGGACCACCGCTGGCTGCTGCCCCTGTCGGCGGTGCTCGCCCCCGGTCTGCTGCTGGCCGCGGACATCGCCGGGCGGCTGATCGCCCGGCCCGTCGAGATCCAGGCCGGCATCCTGGTCGCCTTCGTCGGCGGCCCGTTCTTCATCGCGATGGTCCGCCGCCGGCGGCTCGCGGAGCAGTGA
- a CDS encoding methionyl-tRNA formyltransferase, giving the protein MRVVMFGYQTWGHRTLQALLDSGHEVALVVTHPRSDHAYERIWSDSVADLAEKHGVPVLLRNRPGDEELLGALRDAGPDLIVANNWRTWLPPEIFDLPSHGTLNVHDSLLPAYAGFSPLIWALINGEKEVGVTAHRMDGELDMGDILLQRAVPVGPEDTATDLFHRTVGLIGPIVTDALELIASGRAVWTPQDRSRSSFFHKRSVEDSRIDWAWPAQDLERFVRAQSDPYPNAFTHHRGARIRIVSATVSEGRYGGTPGRIFIREGDGVVIVAGAEARSGRLPGLVVRRVRTEDGSEHAATDYFRTMGGYLTARP; this is encoded by the coding sequence ATGCGGGTCGTCATGTTCGGCTACCAGACCTGGGGACACCGGACGCTGCAGGCGTTGCTGGACTCCGGGCACGAGGTCGCGCTGGTCGTCACCCACCCCAGGAGTGACCATGCGTACGAGCGGATCTGGAGCGACTCGGTCGCCGACCTCGCGGAAAAGCACGGTGTGCCCGTGCTGTTGCGCAACCGGCCGGGCGACGAGGAACTGCTCGGCGCACTCCGGGACGCCGGGCCGGACCTCATCGTGGCGAACAACTGGCGGACATGGCTGCCGCCCGAGATCTTCGACCTGCCGTCCCACGGCACGCTCAACGTCCACGACTCGCTGCTGCCGGCCTACGCCGGCTTCTCGCCGCTGATCTGGGCGCTCATCAACGGCGAGAAGGAGGTAGGCGTCACGGCCCACCGCATGGACGGCGAGCTCGACATGGGCGACATCCTGCTCCAGCGCGCGGTGCCCGTCGGGCCGGAGGACACCGCGACGGACCTGTTCCACCGCACGGTCGGTCTCATCGGACCGATCGTGACGGACGCCCTGGAGCTCATCGCGTCCGGCAGGGCCGTGTGGACCCCCCAGGACCGCTCGCGGTCGAGCTTCTTCCACAAGCGCTCCGTCGAGGACAGCAGGATCGACTGGGCGTGGCCCGCGCAGGACCTGGAGCGCTTCGTGCGCGCCCAGTCGGACCCGTATCCGAACGCCTTCACACACCACCGCGGCGCGCGCATACGGATCGTCTCGGCCACCGTCTCCGAGGGCCGCTACGGGGGCACACCGGGCCGGATCTTCATCCGCGAGGGCGACGGCGTCGTCATCGTCGCGGGCGCCGAGGCGCGCTCGGGGCGGCTTCCCGGACTGGTGGTCAGGCGGGTGCGGACCGAGGACGGCAGCGAGCACGCCGCCACCGACTACTTCCGCACCATGGGCGGGTATCTGACCGCCCGCCCATGA
- a CDS encoding ROK family transcriptional regulator, whose amino-acid sequence MAAPHGAVREDRYVVRDRNRAAVFGAIVTKGPIARSEIARLTGLSQATVTKAVAPMIEAGYVAEQEGSPGGPGRPRVPLHICPDRRFAVGAKVTEREAVGVVVDLAGKVRAEHRVTLGSGAVPDVVARIAELVGRLLEEDASFAERTFDLGVALGGQVDPDRQVLRTSAMLGWSDVPLAWLLEESTGLHTVIENDVNALAVTEQWFGVGVDVPWFAVVTLGAGVGGALVLDGKLMRGARGAAGEVGHVMVEPGGRLCRCGNRGCVETIASDPAILAAIAETGGPAGLDIAAAVELARAGDAAAFLAFMRAGAALGSGIAALANLVNPERIVISGEGLVASDLFMNSLRETFTARTLLPADDYELVTRPLSDEAWARGAATVALQGIFVGALRPAGAAPTT is encoded by the coding sequence ATGGCGGCGCCGCACGGCGCGGTCCGCGAGGACCGATACGTCGTACGCGATCGGAACAGGGCCGCCGTCTTCGGTGCGATCGTCACCAAGGGCCCCATCGCCCGCAGCGAGATAGCCCGGTTGACGGGCCTCTCGCAGGCGACGGTCACCAAGGCCGTGGCACCGATGATCGAGGCCGGATACGTCGCCGAGCAGGAGGGCAGCCCGGGCGGCCCGGGGCGGCCGCGGGTGCCGCTGCACATCTGCCCGGACCGCCGTTTCGCCGTCGGCGCCAAGGTCACCGAACGGGAGGCCGTCGGCGTGGTCGTCGACCTCGCAGGCAAGGTGCGGGCGGAGCACCGGGTGACCCTGGGCTCGGGGGCCGTCCCCGACGTGGTGGCCCGCATCGCCGAACTCGTCGGCCGGCTCCTGGAAGAGGACGCCTCGTTCGCCGAGCGCACCTTCGACCTGGGCGTCGCCCTCGGCGGGCAGGTCGACCCCGACCGGCAGGTGCTGCGCACCTCGGCCATGCTCGGCTGGAGCGACGTCCCCCTGGCCTGGCTGCTGGAGGAGAGTACGGGCCTGCACACCGTCATCGAGAACGACGTCAACGCGCTCGCCGTCACGGAGCAGTGGTTCGGCGTCGGCGTGGACGTGCCCTGGTTCGCCGTCGTGACGCTCGGGGCCGGCGTGGGCGGCGCGCTCGTCCTCGACGGAAAGCTCATGCGCGGCGCCCGCGGCGCGGCCGGGGAAGTGGGCCACGTCATGGTCGAACCCGGCGGACGGCTCTGCCGGTGCGGCAACCGCGGCTGTGTGGAGACCATCGCGTCCGACCCGGCGATCCTCGCCGCGATCGCGGAGACGGGCGGGCCGGCCGGGCTCGACATCGCCGCCGCGGTGGAGCTGGCCCGCGCGGGGGACGCGGCCGCGTTCCTGGCGTTCATGCGGGCCGGCGCCGCCCTGGGCTCCGGCATCGCGGCGCTGGCCAACCTCGTCAACCCCGAGCGGATCGTCATCTCGGGTGAAGGGCTCGTCGCCTCCGACCTGTTCATGAACAGCCTGCGCGAGACGTTCACCGCCCGCACCCTGCTGCCGGCCGACGACTACGAACTCGTCACGCGCCCGCTGTCCGACGAAGCATGGGCCCGCGGCGCCGCCACCGTCGCCTTGCAGGGCATCTTCGTCGGCGCCCTTCGGCCGGCCGGTGCCGCACCCACGACCTGA
- a CDS encoding lysine N(6)-hydroxylase/L-ornithine N(5)-oxygenase family protein, which translates to MSLLRGGDDAVTTLQSGPDSIYDVVGIGFGPSNLALAIALHERTARSLGRDEVRAGFLERQPRFGWHRGMLIDDATMQVSFLKDLVTMRDPTSDFSFLCYLRERGRLVDFLNQKTLFPLRVEFHDYFEWAAARVAHLVEYSAEVVSVRPVTEEGEVRWFDVTSRDPAAPDRLTVRRTRSICVATGLEPHLPPDAVRSERVLHNSELLPRVGELLRSGTPIRRAVVLGAGQSAAEAVDYLHRSFPDAEVCSVFAKYGYTPADDSPFANRIFDPEAVDLYYGAPREVKQSLFDYHRSTNYSVVDMDLIEALSRTMYQEKVQGRQRLRMMNVSRLREVEVRADEVRVTVEFLPTGERQELAADLLVYATGYQPQGIGDNLGEVVKLCLRDEEDALRVGRDHRVATSPNVTADIYLQGGTEHTHGLTSTLLSTTAVRAGEISSSLLAGRLADR; encoded by the coding sequence ATGAGCCTGCTTAGGGGAGGCGATGACGCGGTGACGACACTGCAGAGCGGGCCGGACTCCATCTACGACGTTGTGGGCATCGGCTTCGGCCCATCGAACCTGGCACTCGCGATCGCGCTGCACGAGCGCACCGCGCGGTCGCTCGGCCGGGACGAGGTCCGCGCCGGATTCCTCGAGAGACAACCGCGGTTCGGCTGGCACCGCGGCATGCTCATCGACGACGCCACCATGCAGGTGTCCTTCCTCAAGGACCTGGTGACCATGCGCGACCCGACCAGCGACTTCAGCTTCCTGTGCTATCTGCGCGAGCGCGGGCGGCTGGTGGACTTCCTCAACCAGAAGACGCTCTTCCCGCTGCGCGTCGAGTTCCACGACTACTTCGAGTGGGCGGCCGCACGCGTCGCGCACCTCGTGGAGTACTCCGCCGAGGTCGTCTCCGTACGGCCCGTCACCGAGGAGGGCGAGGTCCGCTGGTTCGACGTCACGAGCCGCGACCCCGCCGCCCCCGACCGGCTGACCGTCCGCCGCACCCGCAGCATCTGCGTGGCCACCGGTCTTGAGCCGCACCTGCCGCCCGACGCCGTCCGCTCGGAACGCGTCCTGCACAACAGCGAGTTGCTGCCCCGGGTCGGTGAACTGCTGCGCTCCGGCACACCGATACGCCGCGCCGTCGTGCTCGGCGCCGGCCAGAGCGCCGCGGAGGCGGTCGACTACCTCCACCGCAGCTTCCCCGACGCCGAGGTCTGCTCCGTCTTCGCCAAGTACGGCTACACACCGGCCGACGACAGCCCGTTCGCCAACCGGATCTTCGACCCGGAGGCCGTCGACCTCTACTACGGTGCGCCGCGCGAGGTGAAGCAGTCGCTGTTCGACTACCACCGCTCCACCAACTACTCGGTCGTCGACATGGACCTGATCGAGGCCCTGTCCCGGACGATGTACCAGGAGAAGGTCCAGGGCCGGCAGCGGCTGAGGATGATGAACGTCTCCCGCCTGCGCGAGGTCGAGGTCCGCGCGGACGAGGTCCGGGTGACGGTGGAGTTCCTGCCGACGGGCGAGCGCCAGGAGCTCGCCGCCGATCTCCTCGTCTACGCGACCGGGTACCAGCCCCAGGGCATCGGCGACAACCTCGGCGAGGTCGTCAAACTCTGCCTCCGCGACGAGGAGGACGCCCTTCGCGTCGGCCGCGACCACCGCGTGGCGACGAGCCCGAACGTCACCGCGGACATCTACCTCCAGGGCGGTACGGAACACACCCACGGCCTCACGTCGACCCTGCTGTCGACGACCGCGGTGCGGGCCGGCGAGATCAGCTCCTCCCTCCTGGCCGGCCGCCTCGCCGACAGGTGA
- a CDS encoding ABC transporter ATP-binding protein: protein MDGEPDGTVEGPDLRAEGLCLAYGDRIVVEDLDVVIPSGRITAVVGANACGKSTLLRALARLLAPRSGAVHLDGRSVHTIPTRRLAQRLGILPQSPVAPEGLTVIDLVGRGRSPHQTWWRQWSSADERAVHEALRATAMSDLAHRPVDELSGGQRQRAWIAMAVAQGTPVMLLDEPTTYLDLAHQIDVLDLIADLNRQQGRTIVMVLHDLNQACRYADHLIAMKGGRIAGEGAPADVITAAMVEDVFGLRCMVGEDPVSGTPMVVPMGRHHGAPDPSAAVPLAGAGG from the coding sequence ATCGACGGTGAACCCGACGGGACGGTCGAAGGGCCCGATCTGCGGGCCGAGGGGCTGTGCCTGGCATACGGCGACCGGATCGTGGTCGAGGATCTCGACGTGGTGATCCCCTCCGGCCGGATCACGGCGGTCGTCGGCGCGAACGCCTGCGGCAAGTCCACGCTGCTGCGCGCCCTCGCCCGGCTGCTGGCACCCAGGTCGGGTGCCGTGCACCTCGACGGGCGCTCGGTCCACACGATCCCCACCCGCCGGCTCGCGCAGCGCCTCGGGATCCTGCCGCAGTCCCCCGTCGCGCCGGAGGGGCTGACCGTCATCGACCTGGTGGGGCGCGGCCGTTCACCGCACCAGACCTGGTGGCGGCAGTGGTCGTCCGCCGACGAGCGGGCCGTCCACGAGGCGCTGCGGGCCACGGCGATGAGCGACCTCGCGCACCGGCCCGTCGACGAGCTGTCCGGCGGCCAGCGCCAGCGTGCCTGGATCGCCATGGCGGTCGCCCAGGGCACGCCGGTGATGCTGCTTGACGAGCCGACGACCTATCTCGACCTGGCGCACCAGATCGACGTCCTGGACCTGATCGCCGACCTCAACCGGCAGCAGGGCCGCACGATCGTGATGGTGCTGCACGATCTCAACCAGGCCTGCCGGTACGCCGATCACCTCATCGCCATGAAGGGCGGCCGCATCGCCGGCGAGGGCGCCCCCGCCGACGTGATCACCGCCGCGATGGTGGAGGACGTCTTCGGGCTGCGCTGCATGGTCGGCGAGGACCCGGTCAGCGGGACGCCGATGGTCGTGCCGATGGGCCGTCACCACGGAGCCCCGGACCCGTCAGCCGCCGTGCCCCTCGCGGGCGCCGGCGGCTGA
- a CDS encoding glycoside hydrolase family 13 protein, with protein sequence MSDNHREWWRSAAIYQIYPRSYADGNGDGIGDIAGIRARLPHLRDLGVDAVWISPWYVSPMADAGYDVADYRDIDPLFGTLEEAEALIAEAHELGLRIIVDMVPNHCSDRHPWFRAALLAGPGSPVRELFHFRPGKGEAGELPPNDWQSCFGGPAWTRADDGGTSQGEASEGEWYLHMFAPEQPDWNWDRPEVREEFESVLRFWLDRGVDGFRIDVASLLIKQEGLPDKATLPEGAPAPDADRPEVHEIYRSWRRIADSYEGERAFVGELWVPPESLPRYLRADELHTGFNFPYMQSPWDAAALRGVIDETLAQHAPVGAPATWVLGSHDATRVVTRYGRADTSFTDRQQPVPVDLELGTRRARAAALLSFALPGSVYVYQGEELGLWEVEDIPLHLRQDPAVQQSGGTDPGRDGCRVPLPWEGDGTPFGFSPEGTGTSTDIGTEPWLPQPPAWKDHTVAAETGDPDSMLELYRTALRVRRTEPALGDGPMAWLPAADGVLAFSRGSGFVCVVNLSDTPVELPGHTTPLLTSSPLDRGLLPPDTAAWLRTE encoded by the coding sequence ATGTCCGACAACCACCGTGAGTGGTGGCGCAGCGCCGCCATCTACCAGATCTACCCGCGCAGTTACGCCGACGGGAACGGTGACGGCATCGGCGACATCGCCGGAATCCGCGCCCGGCTTCCGCACCTGCGGGACCTGGGCGTGGACGCCGTGTGGATCTCGCCGTGGTACGTCTCGCCGATGGCCGACGCCGGGTACGACGTCGCCGACTACCGCGACATCGACCCGCTCTTCGGCACCCTCGAAGAGGCCGAGGCGCTGATCGCCGAGGCCCATGAGCTGGGCCTGCGGATCATCGTCGACATGGTGCCGAACCACTGCTCGGACCGGCATCCGTGGTTCCGGGCTGCGCTGCTCGCGGGTCCCGGCTCGCCGGTGCGCGAGCTCTTCCACTTCCGCCCCGGCAAGGGCGAGGCCGGCGAACTGCCCCCCAACGACTGGCAGTCGTGCTTCGGCGGCCCGGCGTGGACGAGGGCCGACGATGGGGGCACCTCCCAGGGCGAAGCCTCTGAGGGAGAGTGGTATCTGCACATGTTCGCCCCCGAGCAGCCCGACTGGAACTGGGACCGCCCGGAGGTGCGCGAGGAGTTCGAGTCCGTCCTGCGGTTCTGGCTCGACCGCGGGGTCGACGGCTTCCGTATCGACGTCGCCTCGCTGCTGATCAAGCAGGAAGGGCTGCCCGACAAGGCGACCCTGCCCGAGGGGGCGCCCGCACCGGACGCGGACCGGCCCGAGGTCCACGAGATCTACCGCTCCTGGCGGCGGATCGCCGACTCCTACGAGGGCGAGCGGGCCTTCGTAGGCGAACTGTGGGTCCCGCCGGAGTCCCTGCCCCGCTACCTGCGGGCGGACGAGCTGCACACCGGCTTCAACTTCCCCTACATGCAGTCCCCGTGGGACGCGGCCGCACTGCGCGGTGTCATCGACGAGACGCTCGCCCAGCACGCCCCCGTCGGCGCCCCGGCCACCTGGGTGCTCGGCAGCCACGACGCCACCCGCGTCGTCACCCGCTACGGTCGCGCCGACACCTCGTTCACCGATCGGCAGCAGCCCGTCCCCGTCGACCTCGAACTCGGCACCCGCCGCGCCCGCGCCGCAGCCCTGCTCAGCTTCGCCCTGCCGGGCAGCGTCTACGTGTACCAGGGCGAGGAGCTCGGCCTGTGGGAGGTCGAGGACATCCCCCTCCACCTGCGCCAGGACCCCGCCGTGCAGCAGTCCGGCGGGACCGACCCCGGCCGCGACGGCTGCCGTGTACCCCTGCCCTGGGAGGGCGACGGGACACCGTTCGGCTTCAGCCCGGAGGGCACCGGCACCAGCACCGACATCGGCACCGAGCCATGGCTGCCGCAGCCGCCGGCCTGGAAGGACCACACCGTGGCCGCCGAGACCGGCGACCCGGACTCCATGCTGGAGCTCTACCGCACGGCGCTCCGCGTCCGCCGCACCGAACCGGCCCTCGGCGACGGGCCGATGGCCTGGCTCCCCGCCGCCGACGGTGTGCTCGCCTTCTCCCGCGGATCCGGCTTCGTCTGCGTCGTCAACCTCTCCGACACCCCTGTCGAGCTCCCCGGCCACACCACACCGCTCCTCACCAGCTCCCCTCTCGACCGGGGCCTCCTGCCCCCGGACACCGCAGCCTGGCTCCGCACCGAGTGA